A DNA window from Malus domestica chromosome 12, GDT2T_hap1 contains the following coding sequences:
- the LOC103423311 gene encoding peptidyl-prolyl cis-trans isomerase FKBP16-4, chloroplastic isoform X1 — protein sequence MELFLLPYHHHNPTLLHRPLFPQPITSNSKRFPKRKSHVLPCQCSLPSSDDSAQPTNQITPFEGRRALIGTLLASAAGIYVCDGAEAVSTSRRALRGAKIPESEFTTLPNGLKYYDLKVGGGVEAVTGSRVAVHYVAKWKGITFMTSRQGLGVGGGTPYGFDVGQSERGSVLKGLDLGVKGMRVGGQRLLIVPPELAYGSKGVQEIPPNATIEGPFPIFVFTVLYILFICSWTLNYSPLNKPHLGLL from the exons ATGGAGcttttccttcttccttatCACCATCACAACCCAACTCTGCTCCACAGGCCTCTCTTCCCACAACCCATCACAa GCAACAGCAAGAGATTCCCCAAGAGGAAGTCACATGTGTTGCCATGTCAATGCTCACTGCCTTCCTCAGATGATTCTGCAcaaccaaccaaccaaattACACCATTTGAGGGCAGGAGGGCTTTGATTGGCACTCTCTTAGCCTCAG CTGCTGGCATTTATGTGTGTGATGGGGCTGAAGCTGTTAGCACAAGTAGGAGAGCT CTAAGAGGAGCGAAAATACCCGAGAGTGAATTTACAACCCTTCCCAATGGCCTGAA GTATTATGACTTGAAGGTCGGGGGTGGAGTTGAGGCGGTGACAGGATCCCGGGTTGCA GTTCATTATGTTGCGAAGTGGAAGGGTATCACTTTTATGACAAGTAGACAAGGACTTGGTGTTGGTGGAGGAACG CCATACGGATTTGACGTAGGCCAATCTGAGAGGGGATCAGTCCTTAAAGGATTAGATCTTGGTGTAAAAGGCATGCGGGTAGGAGGCCAG CGATTGCTAATAGTTCCTCCCGAGCTAGCATATGGAAGCAAAGGAGTACAGGAAATTCCTCCAAATGCAACCATAGAG GGGCCCTTCCCTATATTCGTCTTCACTGTTCTGTATATTCTTTTTATCTGCAGTTGGACGTTGAACTACTCGCCATTAAACAAACCCCATTTGG GTCTCCTGTAA
- the LOC103423311 gene encoding peptidyl-prolyl cis-trans isomerase FKBP16-4, chloroplastic isoform X2, with amino-acid sequence MELFLLPYHHHNPTLLHRPLFPQPITSNSKRFPKRKSHVLPCQCSLPSSDDSAQPTNQITPFEGRRALIGTLLASAAGIYVCDGAEAVSTSRRALRGAKIPESEFTTLPNGLKYYDLKVGGGVEAVTGSRVAVHYVAKWKGITFMTSRQGLGVGGGTPYGFDVGQSERGSVLKGLDLGVKGMRVGGQRLLIVPPELAYGSKGVQEIPPNATIELDVELLAIKQTPFGSPVKIVEG; translated from the exons ATGGAGcttttccttcttccttatCACCATCACAACCCAACTCTGCTCCACAGGCCTCTCTTCCCACAACCCATCACAa GCAACAGCAAGAGATTCCCCAAGAGGAAGTCACATGTGTTGCCATGTCAATGCTCACTGCCTTCCTCAGATGATTCTGCAcaaccaaccaaccaaattACACCATTTGAGGGCAGGAGGGCTTTGATTGGCACTCTCTTAGCCTCAG CTGCTGGCATTTATGTGTGTGATGGGGCTGAAGCTGTTAGCACAAGTAGGAGAGCT CTAAGAGGAGCGAAAATACCCGAGAGTGAATTTACAACCCTTCCCAATGGCCTGAA GTATTATGACTTGAAGGTCGGGGGTGGAGTTGAGGCGGTGACAGGATCCCGGGTTGCA GTTCATTATGTTGCGAAGTGGAAGGGTATCACTTTTATGACAAGTAGACAAGGACTTGGTGTTGGTGGAGGAACG CCATACGGATTTGACGTAGGCCAATCTGAGAGGGGATCAGTCCTTAAAGGATTAGATCTTGGTGTAAAAGGCATGCGGGTAGGAGGCCAG CGATTGCTAATAGTTCCTCCCGAGCTAGCATATGGAAGCAAAGGAGTACAGGAAATTCCTCCAAATGCAACCATAGAG TTGGACGTTGAACTACTCGCCATTAAACAAACCCCATTTGG GTCTCCTGTAAAAATTGTTGAAGGTTAA
- the LOC103423323 gene encoding wall-associated receptor kinase-like 20 encodes MVTKANIMPGFLCSFFFIILCVDFRCSSQKTCPGCGSMKVPYPLSTNPDCGDPNYSLHCDPSSKKLYFDALNGSYYLVLQIMALYQRMVVQPSPWLPGKCVTQDLVVSEGLWLNQSLPFNITSSNTIFLYNCSPRLLVSPLNCTPSSLCHRYLESSRHIDTNRALQCKNRLNLCCTFVAGGMPSAYKIRLHNSGCKAFRSILHLDINKPPSQWEEGLEIQWSPPLEPICRTQLDCSSASKCSPIGSRSVSHCLCNREYYWDHLLGTCSRKKRNTKAGLSLKVSIGVISFFVVAAVVAIVTVKRSCKFSKQEKLTRAREDILKSNNDGKSARMFHLKEVKKATNGFSKDRLLGSGGFGEVYKGELEDRTLIAVKSAKVGNIKSTEHVLNEVGILSQVNHKNLVRLLGYCVEAEQPLMIYEYISNGTLSDHLHGKFSTFLDWKTRLRIAVQTAEALTYLHSAAHTPIYHRDVKSTNILLDSDFNAKVSDFGLSRLASPGLSHVSTCAQGTLGYLDPEYYRNYQLTDKSDVYSYGVVLLELLTSQKAIDFSRDQDDVNLAIYVRVRANNGVAMEVVDHRLLSEEPSGNTVASVKLFLELGLACLREKKGERPAMKDVVQELHCIIQALDEQVVHN; translated from the coding sequence ATGGTCACCAAGGCAAACATAATGCCAGGCTTCCTCTGCAGCTTTTTCTTCATCATCCTTTGTGTCGATTTTCGCTGCTCCTCCCAAAAGACCTGCCCTGGGTGTGGCAGCATGAAGGTTCCGTACCCCCTAAGCACAAACCCCGACTGTGGTGACCCCAACTACTCTCTCCATTGCGATCCTTCCTCTAAGAAACTCTACTTTGATGCCCTCAATGGAAGTTACTATCTTGTGCTTCAAATCATGGCTCTGTATCAGCGTATGGTGGTACAACCGTCACCATGGCTGCCCGGCAAATGTGTTACTCAAGACTTGGTGGTGAGTGAGGGCCTCTGGTTGAATCAGTCACTTCCTTTCAACATCACTTCATCGAATACTATCTTCCTCTACAATTGCTCTCCACGGCTCTTGGTATCTCCTCTCAATTGCACTCCATCTAGCCTCTGTCACCGGTACTTGGAAAGCTCAAGACACATTGACACAAACCGAGCACTACAGTGCAAAAACAGGCTTAATCTTTGCTGCACATTTGTTGCCGGTGGCATGCCTTCAGCATACAAGATTCGGCTTCACAACTCAGGCTGCAAAGCCTTCAGAAGCATCCTTCATTTGGATATAAACAAGCCTCCGAGCCAATGGGAAGAGGGGTTGGAAATTCAATGGTCACCTCCACTTGAACCAATTTGTAGAACACAACTTGATTGCTCTTCAGCTTCCAAATGTTCGCCTATTGGTTCGAGGAGCGTCTCACACTGCCTTTGCAATAGAGAGTACTATTGGGATCATCTTCTTGGCACTTGctcaaggaagaagaggaacacgaaaGCCGGTCTGAGCCTAAAGGTCTCGATTGGGGTAATCTCATTTTTCGTTGTAGCCGCAGTTGTAGCAATAGTCACGGTGAAAAGATCCTGCAAATTCTCGAAGCAGGAGAAACTTACCAGGGCAAGAGAGGACATTTTGAAGAGCAACAATGATGGGAAATCGGCTCGAATGTTTCACTTGAAAGAAGTGAAGAAAGCCACCAATGGTTTCTCCAAAGACAGACTTTTGGGGAGTGGTGGTTTTGGAGAAGTGTACAAAGGAGAGCTCGAAGATAGGACTCTCATCGCCGTCAAGTCTGCGAAAGTTGGCAACATCAAGAGCACAGAACATGTACTAAATGAAGTTGGGATACTTTCCCAAGTCAACCACAAGAACCTGGTCAGACTCTTAGGCTATTGTGTGGAAGCTGAGCAGCCATTGATGATCTATGAGTACATCTCCAATGGCACTCTCAGTGACCATTTACACGGTAAGTTTTCGACATTTCTTGACTGGAAAACTAGGCTCAGAATTGCCGTGCAAACTGCTGAAGCATTGACTTATTTACACTCCGCCGCGCACACTCCCATCTACCATAGAGATGTCAAGTCAACCAACATACTTCTGGACAGCGATTTCAACGCAAAAGTTTCAGATTTCGGGCTGTCCAGGTTGGCTAGTCCGGGGTTGAGTCATGTCTCGACATGTGCTCAGGGAACATTAGGATACTTAGACCCCGAATATTATCGGAACTACCAGTTAACTGACAAGAGTGATGTTTATAGCTATGGAGTCGTCCTGCTTGAGCTTTTGACATCACAAAAGGCCATTGATTTCTCGCGGGATCAGGACGACGTGAACTTAGCCATTTATGTGAGAGTAAGAGCCAACAATGGTGTAGCTATGGAGGTTGTGGATCACCGGCTGCTCAGCGAGGAGCCTTCGGGGAATACAGTAGCGAGTGTAAAGCTTTTCTTAGAGCTTGGACTTGCATGTCTGAGGGAAAAGAAGGGGGAGAGACCAGCCATGAAGGATGTTGTTCAAGAACTCCATTGCATAATTCAAGCTTTAGATGAACAAGTGGTTCATAATTAA
- the LOC103423310 gene encoding polyadenylate-binding protein 7, with translation MAVNNSQTVVGAGPTAGGVPAASLYVGDLHPYMTEVQLEEAFKGFKGVTSVRLCRDTATATNCSLCYGYVNFTTPEEAIRALEVMNHSILNGRVIRVMWSHRDPDARRSGIGNVFVKNLSESINSVELEEMFKKFGRTLSCKVAMFDDGKSKGYGFVQFESEDSAIAAIEALNGTTVKNKQLYVAKFVRKSDRVLPNPDIKYTNLYMKNLDPTLKEELVEEKFSEFGKIVSFAIAKDDHGNSRGFGFVNFENPDDARRAMEGMNGSQLGSKVLYVARAQKKAEREHLLRWQFEEKRKEQMLKFKGSNVYVKNIDDDVSEEELAEHFSQCGTITSAKIMRDDKGISKGFGFICFSTPEEGNKAVNTFHGYMFHRKPLYVAIAQRKEERQAQLQLQYAQRLAGFAGPSPTVIPGGYPPIYYQAPSGVAPQVPPRAGLMYQPLGLWPGWRPNGFVPTSGPAYQPPLGPVIPNAPRQHRQNRGRMNGHMIPQGGAYMPHLQQPNPLLHSAKDSNNQQRTGQAKSVPNGRQREMNKGGVSSAASNSVGVVVQPEMLSSMLAAASPEQQKQILGEQLYPLVHKQKADLASKITGMLLEMDNSELLNLLESPDSLTAKVEEAVQVLRMSKTKVPNKDNNHPSYLSAEVAVN, from the exons ATGGCCGTTAATAATTCCCAGACGGTGGTGGGGGCTGGGCCGACGGCGGGGGGTGTTCCTGCGGCGTCGCTGTACGTCGGAGACCTCCATCCGTACATGACCGAAGTTCAGCTGGAGGAGGCTTTCAAAGGCTTCAAGGGTGTCACGTCCGTTCGGCTCTGCAGGGacaccgccaccgccaccaaCTGTTCTCTCTGCTATGGCTACGTCAACTTCACCACACCTGAAGAAG CAATTCGAGCTCTTgaagtgatgaaccattcaATTCTTAATGGAAGAGTGATAAGGGTCATGTGGTCTCATCGTGATCCCGATGCAAGAAGAAGTGGAATTGGGAACGTGTTTGTCAAG AACTTGAGCGAATCAATTAATAGTGTAGAGCTTGAAGAAATGTTTAAGAAGTTCGGACGTACTTTGTCTTGCAAAGTGGCCATGTTTGATGACGGGAAGAGTAAAGGCTATGGCTTTGTTCAGTTCGAGTCTGAGGATTCTGCGATTGCCGCTATTGAGGCGCTAAATGGCACAACTGTCAAAAACAAGCAGCT GTATGTTGCGAAATTTGTTAGAAAGAGCGATCGAGTTTTGCCCAATCCTGATATTAAATATACAAATTTGTATATGAAGAATTTGGATCCAACTCTCAAGGAAGAGCTTGTGGAGGAGAAGTTCTCTGAGTTTGGGAAAATTGTTAGCTTTGCGATTGCAAAGGACGACCATGGGAACTCTAGAGGTTTCGGTTTTGTGAACTTTGAGAACCCAGATGATGCTAGACGAGCAATGGAAGGAATGAATGGATCACAACTTG GCTCCAAGGTTCTATATGTTGCAAGGGCTCAGAAAAAGGCAGAGCGCGAGCATCTTTTGCGTTGGCAGTTTGAGGAAAAACGAAAAGAGCAAATGTTAAAATTCAAG GGATCAAATGTGTATGTGAAGAACATTGACGACGATGTCAGTGAAGAAGAGCTGGCAGAACACTTTAGTCAATGTGGTACGATTACTTCTGCAAAAATTATGCGAGACGACAAGGGAATAAGCAAGGGGTTTGGTTTTATCTGCTTCTCTACCCCTGAGGAGGGCAATAAAGCTGTGAATACTTTTCATG GATATATGTTTCATCGGAAGCCATTGTATGTGGCTATTGCCCAACGGAAAGAGGAGAGACAAGCGCAGCTGCAGCTTCAGTATGCACAGCGTTTGGCAGGATTTGCAGGTCCTTCACCAACTGTGATCCCTGGTGGATACCCTCCTATCTACTATCAAGCTCCCTCTGGGGTTGCTCCACAAGTGCCTCCTCGAGCGGGATTGATGTATCAACCTTTGGGATTGTGGCCAGGATGGAGACCCAATGGCTTTGTACCTACATCTGGACCAGCCTATCAACCACCACTGGGTCCTGTG ATTCCTAATGCTCCACGACAACATAGGCAAAATAGGGGAAGAATGAACGGGCATATGATTCCTCAGGGAGGCGCATATATGCCACATTTACAACAGCCCAATCCGTTGCTACACTCTGCAAAAGATTCAAACAATCAGcag CGGACAGGGCAGGCTAAGTCTGTTCCTAATGGGCGTCAACGAGAAATGAATAAAGGAGGAGTCTCGTCTGCTGCCTCCAATTCTGTTGGAGTTGTCGTTCAACCGGAGATGCTGAGTAGCATGCTTGCTGCCGCTTCTCCCGAGCAGCAGAAACAGATACTTGGCGAGCAGCTCTATCCACTTGTCCATAAACAAAAG GCCGACCTAGCTTCAAAGATAACTGGGATGCTACTTGAAATGGACAACTCAGAGCTGCTGAATTTATTGGAGTCACCGGACTCCTTGACTGCGAAAGTGGAAGAAGCAGTTCAGGTGCTCAGGATGTCGAAGACCAAAGTACCTAACAAAGATAACAATCATCCGAGTTATCTATCTGCTGAGGTTGCAGTCAATTGA
- the LOC103423309 gene encoding aspartic proteinase 36 gives MRVSKVPILASLAALLSLSVVYCSFPAAFLSLERAFPPSHRVELDQLLARDRVRHARLLQNVVGGVVDFSVEGTSDPYLVGLYFTKVKLGSPPKEFNVQIDTGSDILWITCNSCSDCPQSSGLGIQLNLYDSASSSTAGLIPCTDPMCTSSFHTSSTECLTQSNQCSYTFQYGDGSGTTGYYVLDALYFDMILGQSYIANSSAFVVFGCSTYQSGDLTKTDKAVDGIFGFGQGSLSVISQLSSRGMTPRVFSHCLKGDGNGGGILVLGEILEPSIVYSPLVPSQPHYNLNLQSIAVNGQTLPIDPAAFTTSNGRGTIVDSGTTLSYLVEEAFDPFVSAITSAASQTVTPTISKGNQCYLVSTSLADVFPSVSLNFAGGASMVLKPEEYLMRTGIIEGAAMWCIGFQKVQGGVTILGDLVLKDKIFVYDLARQRIGWANYDCSMSVNVSVTSSKDEYINAGQLHHSSSSGDMLFKHLTTGTLVFLIHILWS, from the exons ATGCGGGTCTCCAAAGTTCCGATCTTGGCCTCCCTCGCTGCgctgctctctctctccgtcgtcTACTGCAGCTTCCCGGCCGCCTTTCTTTCTTTAGAGCGTGCTTTTCCCCCGAGCCACCGAGTGGAGCTCGACCAGCTCCTAGCCCGGGACCGAGTCAGGCACGCCCGGCTCTTGCAGAACGTGGTGGGCGGTGTTGTCGACTTCTCAGTCGAAGGCACCTCCGATCCCTACCTAGTCGG GCTCTATTTTACCAAAGTGAAATTGGGCTCTCCACCGAAAGAATTCAATGTGCAGATTGATACCGGAAGTGACATCCTGTGGATTACCTGCAATTCGTGCAGTGATTGCCCCCAATCTAGCGGACTCGGT ATTCAGCTCAATCTCTATGATTCTGCTAGCTCTTCAACTGCAGGGCTGATCCCCTGTACAGACCCAATGTGCACTTCCTCATTTCATACTTCGTCAACTGAATGTTTAACTCAGAGTAATCAGTGCAGTTATACTTTCCAATATGGTGATGGAAGTGGGACGACTGGTTATTATGTATTGGATGCACTATACTTTGACATGATTCTGGGGCAGTCTTATATCGCTAACTCATCAGCATTTGTTGTTTTCGG GTGTAGTACGTATCAGTCTGGTGATTTGACTAAGACAGATAAAGCAGTGGATGGGATATTTGGGTTCGGCCAAGGGTCTCTCTCTGTTATATCACAATTGTCATCTCGAGGGATGACTCCCAGAGTGTTTTCACATTGCTTGAAGGGAGATGGAAATGGAGGAGGTATACTTGTTCTTGGCGAGATTTTGGAGCCAAGCATTGTATATAGTCCCCTTGTCCCGTCACA gCCACATTACAATTTAAATCTGCAGAGCATCGCTGTCAATGGGCAAACCTTGCCAATCGATCCAGCAGCCTTTACAACATCAAACGGTCGAGGAACTATTGTTGACTCGGGAACAACGTTGTCATACCTTGTGGAAGAAGCGTTTGATCCTTTCGTTAGTGCC ATAACTTCGGCTGCTTCACAAACCGTGACTCCCACCATTTCAAAAGGAAACCAGTGTTATTTAGTTTCCACCAG tttgGCTGATGTATTTCCTTCGGTTAGTCTAAACTTTGCCGGAGGTGCATCGATGGTGTTGAAACCAGAGGAGTACCTTATGCGTACAGGTATCATT GAAGGTGCTGCTATGTGGTGCATTGGCTTTCAGAAGGTTCAGGGAGGGGTGACGATTTTAGGAG ATCTTGTTCTAAAAGACAAGATATTTGTGTATGACTTGGCTCGCCAAAGGATTGGGTGGGCTAACTACGATT GCTCAATGTCAGTAAACGTCTCTGTAACTTCTAGCAAAGACGAATATATTAATGCAGGACAGCTGCATCATAGCAGCTCATCAGGAGACATGCTTTTCAAGCATCTAACAACAGGAACTCTGGTTTTCTTAATCCACATACTGTGGAGCTAA